CGCCGCGGGGCTGTTGGCCTACCGGCGGCAGTGCCGAATCCGGCTCGCTCGCGAGAGGTTGGCCAAGGAGCGCGAGGAGATCCTGAACGCCAACAACACGAGCGGGCGCACCGCCAAGAACTTTTCTGGGCGCGAACTGAAGCGCGCCACGGGCAACTTTTCCCGCGACAACCTCCTCGGTGCTGGCGGCTACGGCGAGGTTTACAAGGGCCTGCTCGGCGACGGCACTGTCGTTGCCGTCAAATGCGCCAAGCTTGGCAACACCAAGTCCACGGACCAGGTCCTGAACGAGGTGCGCGTGCTGTTGCAAGTTAACCACCGCAGCCTCGTGCGTCTGCTTGGTTGCTGCGTCGACCTGGAGCAGCCGCTCATGGTGTACGAGTTCATTCCCAACGGCACGCTCGCTGACCACCTTTACGGCGGCAagagccggccgccgctcccctggCGCCAGCGCCTGGCCATCGCACAACAGACGGCGGAGGGCATAGCGTACCTGCACTTCGCGGCCATGCCACCGATCTACCACCGCGACATCAAGTCGAGCAACATCCTCCTCGATGACCGGCTCGACGGCAAGGTCTCCGACTTCGGGCTGTCCCGGCTGGCAGAGCAAGGGCTGAGCCACGTTTCCACGTGTGCACAGGGGACGCTAGGGTACCTGGACCCCGAGTACTACCGCAACTACCAGCTGACGGACaagagcgacgtgtacagcttcggtgTCGTGCTGCTCGAGCTGCTCACGTCGAAGCGCGCCATTGACTTTGGCCGTGGCGCTGACGATGTCAACCTCGCAGTGCACGCGCAGCGGGCGGCGGATGACGAGCGACTCATGGATGTCGTGGACCCAGCGATGAAGGAGGGCGCGACGCAGCTCGAGCTCGATACCATGAAGGCGCTCGGGTTTCTAGCGCTAGGATGCCTCGAGGAGCGCCGGCAGAACAGGCCGTCCATGAAGGAGGTTGCAGAGGAGATCGAGTACATCATCAACATCGAGGCTGGCGGCCATCCCATAGAGCAGCAGCACAGCACATAATCTGCTGCTCGATGGGTGACTTTACTAATTACCAGCGAATCTTCAAGATAGGTAAGCGCCCCGCTTAGTACACCCTAATCAAAGCTGAATAGACAGTGTGTAACAATGTACAACGGAACATGCACAAGAGTACAGTACACACGCCAACGAAACTCTATAACTTCACGTGGAAATGAGAGACCAAAGTGAGATGGGTCTTGATTTAtttatgatgagtgattgattaAATGATTTGAGACTTCTGATTAAGTTTATATTTCATATGAGCATGACGGGATGTATTGTGGTGTGTCTGTGTACAACATATCACTACAAGAACTAAGGCTTTACATGACGGATTACTTTGGTCACAGACAGTCAAAAACGCGTCACGGTTAACTTATGATGACGATCGGAAAATCCGTCATGTATCTCGCGTCATACATTTGCTAGACCGATTGGAGCCATATTGGCATGTTTTTTCGTCATGGAATCACTAGTCAGCAACAATAGCTAAAGGCTATAGTGATGAACATAAACGTCATGAAGTTATTACACATCAGGACTTGCCATGTCATTAGTTGATGTTGGATTTGACATGGCTGCTACCTTGCCACGTTAAAACTTGCCACGACGTTAACACTTGCCACGACTACATCACTAGGGTTTCTGTGGCCCATTATTTAAAAGGCCCATTTGttcttagattttttttcccgcTAGGCCCATGTGTTCTGTAGTTTTTTAGGATTTAGTTAGGCTCATACTACTGGGCTAGCCCACATGCAGAGAAGAATTGGCCCATGATAATTTAAATTGAAATTGACACACATTCAGATTTAAATTTGAATTGATAAActttaaaatttaaatttaaattgaCCAAATTCACATCACATATCGTAACAAATATATGGTAATATGGCATCACTTCCCATGTTCAGATCATCACAAATATCATAGATCagttatatatagagagagagaggtccATTGACACCACATATCCACAGATCATCACATGTAAGTTACATATAAAGTTTGCCGCAACACATGGCATCGGTTCAAAGAACATATAGCAGCCGCATTACACAGATCATGCTTCCACCCACAGTTCACAGAACATGCAATGTGGCATTcacataacaacattgcataAGTTCACACCACTCCAGAAACCTTTGAAGTCCATCAATAGCAAAAGACCACTTGCCAAAATGCATCGACGATCAAAAGATACATCCAACAACATGTGTGCTAGTAACCCCAACACAACCTTACCTTGTTGGTAGACTTCCTGAAATCATGGACATCAGACCCTTAATAAGTGCATCTGTCTCAGCTTGCTTTCTCTTCAACTCCTCTTGTTGCCTAGCCCTTGCTGTTTCTGATTCTTGGAACTTCTTCATCATCTCATCCATTTGCAGTTGCTAAGTCTTCACAAGCTCCCTGAGATCACTTGAGGTCTGCTTCTCCAGCAGCAGTTCTGCTTCTAGCTCATGCTGACTTTTAGCATTGTCATCAGCAGGTACGTGTTTCATCCCCACATTTACCAGAAATCTGTTCTTCTTAGTCTTCTAAACAGGAACCTCATAGACAACATCAGTCACATCCTTTGGTTGCTCACCATCATCTACAGGAGCATTTATCTTATTCTCCATTTGAACCTAGCAGTGGATGGGACAGATAGATTAACAATCATGACATATATTCAGTGATTGAGCAGCATAGATTTTGACTTTACTTACAATAATTGATTGAACAGCAAGAGTGAAACCTTTCTTTTTGCTGCAGTGGCACTCTTTAAAGATATCAAGTGCATTTGGTGGTCCATTTTGGTACTTGTTTGCCTGAAAATGAATTGAAAACAAGGACAATTTGAAACTACATTTTGCTTCTGCGCATTGAACACGGAGTACAAGCATTAACGAAACTAAGTGACATGGGATGCAACTGCTATAGATAATCAAGCAGTATGTACTAATCCAAGTGCTAGTGATTTCTACTCACCAAATTTACAATGTGCATTTCATAGCTACGGGAACCAGTTGTCTGGTGAAACTGCACTTTGCTTCTATTGGCTTTGTTTTTCTCACAAGTCACCTACACCAACAGAGTTATAATGTTAGGCACATATGAGATCAACATCAGATTTTGATAAGTGGCATGAACTTaccatttttttcctcatttttccAGTAAGTGACAAGTTTATCCCATTCATCATTACTCATCGAGGTCACAGGAGTTGTTTTGGGCACCAGATGTAGTGGACAAGCATCAAAATACTTCTTCTTGAGCTTATAGCACTGCTGGCGAACAGCTTTCTTCATCATAGCCACACATGCCTTCTTCACTGGGGGTGAATTTATATCTGTTTGAAACTTTGACCGGTAGCAGTTAACAACATTGGTACTGGTTATGGAATACACAATGTAATGGTTGAAAATAAATAGTGAAAGAGGCAAGTTTGAACACTTACACATCAAGTTTGAACACTTACACAAACTCTATTTATGTATTCCTTGATGATAGCAGCAGTATGTTTTTTCTTGTATTCCTTCCAATGTGGAAATATGTTTTTTCTTGTATTCCTTCCAATGTGGAAATATGGGAACATGGTTCCTGACTACAATTTTGCACTTAGTTGCAAACTTTGCAGCAATCATCATTGAGTTAGGCCTTTTCTTCCCTGGTTCAATAACCAAAGGTAGTTTGCCTTTCCTCAAGATCAAGTCATCTGTTCAAGTTTTCTTCCAATATTAGGTCCCCTCATCCAATCCTCCTCATCAAATGGGTCATCTGTAAAGGATATCTTTCAGTACACTAGTGTGTTCTATTTGGTATGGAAAGATACATTGTGCAAGGATTACAAAAACACACATGTAGAGCCGATGCCACCCTGTGTGTGTTCATTCTCATTGACCTCATTCATGCTGGCGACATTTTCAGTGTGTCAGCTCAGTGTGTATGTGGCCATCTCCTTCAT
This sequence is a window from Setaria italica strain Yugu1 chromosome III, Setaria_italica_v2.0, whole genome shotgun sequence. Protein-coding genes within it:
- the LOC101779576 gene encoding wall-associated receptor kinase-like 20; this encodes MASTPCLSRLPLLSELGIAILTLLLPVSHAGVCPPCGSTAVPYPLSTADGCGDPAYKVRCAANSSTLFFDALNGTSYPITSISPVAQRLVVSPAPFVSQGSCISEGAPVARGVQLNASLPFNVSSSNTIMLLNCTQALLLSPLNCSSNSLCHVYANATGSTASACAPLPLCCTFVAGGSSTSYSIRVSPQFCSAYRSFVGLDPVQPPVTWGRRLGLELQWSTPREPLCRTQADCENGTNATCADDPLAPSGAGTVRRCYCVSGFTWNPLAGACQQNPSNCQSTWDCGGSNYATLIAGLVCGLGGAVLLAAAGLLAYRRQCRIRLARERLAKEREEILNANNTSGRTAKNFSGRELKRATGNFSRDNLLGAGGYGEVYKGLLGDGTVVAVKCAKLGNTKSTDQVLNEVRVLLQVNHRSLVRLLGCCVDLEQPLMVYEFIPNGTLADHLYGGKSRPPLPWRQRLAIAQQTAEGIAYLHFAAMPPIYHRDIKSSNILLDDRLDGKVSDFGLSRLAEQGLSHVSTCAQGTLGYLDPEYYRNYQLTDKSDVYSFGVVLLELLTSKRAIDFGRGADDVNLAVHAQRAADDERLMDVVDPAMKEGATQLELDTMKALGFLALGCLEERRQNRPSMKEVAEEIEYIINIEAGGHPIEQQHST